A section of the Triticum dicoccoides isolate Atlit2015 ecotype Zavitan chromosome 7A, WEW_v2.0, whole genome shotgun sequence genome encodes:
- the LOC119330481 gene encoding GDP-fucose transporter 1-like, translating into MAKPAYATSSLVLGYALCSSLLAIINKYAITKFSYPGLLTALQYLTSVVGVWSLGKLGFLYHEPFNFQTAKKYAPAALVFYLAIFTNTHLLKHANVDTFIVFRSLTPLLVAVADTTFRKQPCPSKLTFLSLVIILGGAVGYVMTDSGFTLTAYSWAVAYLITITTEMVYIKHMVTNLGLSTWGFVIYNNLLSLLMAPVFGVLTGEHLSIFRAIESRGQGWFELDAFVAVSLSCVFGVLISFFGFAARKAVSATAFTVTGVVNKFLTVAINVMIWDKHANAFGLVCLLFTLAGGILYQQSVKSKGSAPAHREAVANKGRGDDDEAEFDPEKQSLVSSPKDSDA; encoded by the coding sequence CGCCATCACCAAGTTCAGTTACCCTGGCCTCCTCACTGCCCTACAATACTTGACATCCGTGGTTGGAGTTTGGAGCCTTGGGAAGCTCGGTTTCCTCTACCATGAGCCTTTCAACTTCCAGACTGCCAAAAAGTATGCGCCTGCTGCTCTTGTCTTCTACCTCGCCATATTCACCAACACCCACCTCCTGAAGCATGCCAATGTCGATACATTTATAGTGTTCAGATCCTTGACCCCTCTGCTGGTTGCTGTCGCTGACACCACCTTCCGAAAGCAGCCATGTCCTTCAAAGCTCACATTCTTGTCCCTGGTGATTATCTTAGGAGGCGCGGTTGGCTATGTGATGACAGATTCAGGGTTCACCCTCACGGCGTACTCGTGGGCAGTTGCTTATCTGATCACCATAACTACTGAAATGGTGTACATAAAGCACATGGTGACTAACCTGGGTCTCAGCACATGGGGCTTTGTGATCTACAACAATCTTCTTTCACTGCTAATGGCCCCCGTGTTTGGGGTTCTGACGGGTGAGCACCTGTCCATCTTCAGAGCCATTGAATCAAGGGGCCAAGGCTGGTTCGAACTTGACGCGTTTGTTGCTGTGTCACTGTCCTGCGTGTTCGGGGTGCTCATTAGCTTCTTTGGTTTCGCGGCAAGGAAAGCTGTCTCTGCCACGGCGTTTACAGTGACGGGGGTCGTCAACAAGTTCCTGACAGTTGCAATCAATGTTATGATCTGGGACAAGCACGCAAATGCATTTGGTTTGGTTTGCTTGCTCTTCACTCTGGCAGGTGGGATACTCTATCAGCAGTCTGTCAAAAGTAAAGGAAGTGCTCCAGCACATCGTGAGGCTGTAGCTAACAAAggccgtggtgacgatgatgaagctgagtttgatccGGAGAAGCAAAGCTTAGTTTCGTCTCCAAAGGACTCAGATGCCTGA
- the LOC119330883 gene encoding cystathionine beta-lyase, chloroplastic-like, protein MAAAAAAATPTARLFLLHSNPPSSLPCPNPSPSSAQAPRLAHPRLALSHRMAAAPAAIAGPSGDSERDLSASAVSVEAFGAVESSGDGLGRKEPSVATILTSFENSFDNYGALSTPLYQTATFKQPSATVNGPYDYTRSGNPTRDVLQSLMAKLEKADQAFCFTSGMASLAAVTHLLQAGQEIVAGEDIYGGSDRLLSQVVPRNGIVVKRVDTTKINDVTAAIGPLTRLVWLESPTNPRQQITDIKKISEIAHSHGALVLVDNSIMSPVLSRSIELGADIVMHSATKFIAGHSDLMAGILAVKGESLAKEIAFLQNAEGSGLAPFDCWLCLRGIKTMALRVEKQQDNAQKIAEFLASHPRVKQVNYAGLPDHPGRSLHYSQAKGAGSVLSFQTGSLSLSKHVVETTKYFNVTVSFGSVKSLISLPCFMSHASIPSSVREERGLTDDLVRISVGIEDVDDLIADLDYALRSGPA, encoded by the exons atggccgccgccgccgccgccgccacccctaccgcccgcctcttcctcctccactCCAACCCGCCCTCCTCCCTCCCGTGCCCGAACCCCAGCCCCAGCTCCGCCCAGGCGCCCCGCCTCGCCCACCCGCGCCTCGCGCTCTCCCACCGCATGGCGGCGGCACCAGCGGCGATCGCCGGGCCCTCCGGCGACTCCGAGCGCGACCTGAGCGCGTCCGCGGTATCGGTAGAGGCATTTGGGGCCGTCGAATCCTCGGGCGATG GTTTGGGGAGGAAGGAGCCGAGCGTGGCGACGATACTGACCAGCTTTGAGAATTCGTTCGACAATTATGGGGCTCTCAGCACGCCGCTGTACCAGACGGCCACCTTCAAGCAG CCTTCAGCAACAGTTAATGGACCTTATGATTATACTAGGAGTGGCAACCCTACTCGTGATGTTCTCCAGAG CCTTATGGCTAAGCTCGAGAAGGCAGACCAAGCATTCTGCTTCACTAGTGGGATGGCATCACTGGCTGCAGTAACACACCTCCTTCAGGCTG GACAAGAAATAGTTGCTGGAGAGGACATATATGGTGGCTCTGATCGTCTGCTCTCACAAGTTGTCCCAAGAAATGGAATTGTAGTAAA ACGGGTCGATACAACTAAAATTAACGACGTGACTGCTGCAATCGGACCCTTGACTagactagtttggcttgaaagtccCACCAATCCTCGTCAACAAATTACTGATATAAAG AAAATCTCAGAGATAGCTCATTCTCATGGTGCTCTTGTTTTGGTGGACAACAGTATCATGTCTCCAGTGCTATCCCGGTCTATAGAACTTGGAGCAG ATATTGTGATGCACTCAGCTACCAAATTTATAGCTGGACACAGTGATCTTATGGCTGGAATTCTTGCTGTAAAGGGTGAAAG CTTGGCTAAGGAGATTGCATTTCTACAAAACGCTGAAGGTTCTGGTTTGGCACCTTTTGATTGTTGGCTTTGCTTGAGAGGGATCAAAACCATGGCCTTACGGGTGGAAAAGCAACAG GATAATGCCCAGAAGATTGCTGAATTCTTAGCTTCTCATCCAAGGGTCAAGCAAGTGAATTATGCTGGACTTCCTGATCATCCTGGCCGATCTTTACACTACTCTCAG GCAAAGGGAGCGGGCTCTGTCCTCAGTTTCCAAACTGGTTCAttgtctctctcaaagcatgttgtTGAGACGACCAAATACTTCAACGTAACAGTTAGCTTCG GAAGTGTGAAGTCACTCATAAGCTTGCCCTGCTTCATGTCGCACGCGAGCATCCCTTCCTCGGTGCGAGAGGAACGTGGGTTGACTGATGATCTAGTACGGATATCGGTGGGCATTGAGGACGTGGATGACCTCATAGCTGATCTTGATTACGCGCTCAGGTCTGGTCCAGCATAG